One genomic window of Capricornis sumatraensis isolate serow.1 chromosome 15, serow.2, whole genome shotgun sequence includes the following:
- the BMI1 gene encoding polycomb complex protein BMI-1: MHRTTRIKITELNPHLMCVLCGGYFIDATTIIECLHSFCKTCIVRYLETSKYCPICDVQVHKTRPLLNIRSDKTLQDIVYKLVPGLFKNEMKRRRDFYAAHPSADAANGSNEDRGEVADEDKRIITDDEIISLSIEFFDQNRLDRKINKDKEKSKEEVNDKRYLRCPAAMTVMHLRKFLRSKMDIPNTFQIDVMYEEEPLKDYYTLMDIAYIYTWRRNGPLPLKYRVRPTCKRMKISHQRDGLTNTGELESDSGSDKANSPAGGIPSTSSCLPSPSTPVQSPHPQFPHISSTMNGTSSSPSGNHQSSFANRPRKSSVNGSSATSSG, encoded by the exons ATGCATCGAACAACCAGAATCAAGATCACTGAGCTAAATCCCCACCTAATGTGTGTGCTTTGTGGAGGGTACTTCATTGATGCCACAACCATAATAGAATGTCTACATTCCT TCTGTAAAACGTGTATTGTGCGTTACCTGGAGACCAGCAAGTATTGTCCTATCTGTGATGTCCAAGTTCACAAAACCAGACCACTACTGAATATAag GTCAGATAAAACTCTTCAAGATATTGTATACAAATTAGTTCCAGGGCTTTTCAAAA aTGAAATGAAGAGAAGAAGGGATTTTTATGCCGCTCATCCTTCAGCTGATG CTGCCAACGGCTCTAATGAAGATAGAGGAGAAGTTGCTGACGAAGATAAGAGAATTATAACTGATGATGAGATAATAAGTTTATCCATTGAATTCTTTGACCAGAACAG attggATCGGAAAATAAACAAGGACAAAGAGAAATCTAAAGAGGAG GTGAATGATAAAAGATATTTACGATGCCCAGCAGCAATGACTGTAATGCACCTAAGAAAGTTTCTCAGAAGTAAAATGGATATACCTAATACTTTCCAG ATTGATGTCATGTATGAAGAGGAACCTTTAAAAGATTACTATACACTAATGGATATTGCCTACATTTATACCTGGAGAAGG AATGGCCCACTTCCTTTGAAATACAGAGTTCGacctacttgtaaaagaatgaagatcAGTCATCAGAGAGATGGACTGACAAACACTGGAGAACTGGAAAGTGACTCTGGGAGTGACAAGGCCAACAGCCCAGCAGGAGGTATCCCCTCCACCTCTTCCTGTTTGCCCAGTCCCAGCACTCCAGTCCAGTCTCctcatcctcagtttcctcacatttCCAGTACTATGAATGGAACCAGCAGCAGCCCCAGCGGTAACCACCAATCTTCGTTTGCCAATAGACCTCGAAAATCATCAGTAAATGGGTCGTCAGCAACTTCATCTGGTTGA